In one window of Vespa crabro chromosome 6, iyVesCrab1.2, whole genome shotgun sequence DNA:
- the LOC124425282 gene encoding venom carboxylesterase-6-like, translating into MWLIKVVLFTLVAFVWVTAEEEVQVEIPQGPLKGLKLNTAWHNMPYYSFKGIPYAKPNVGVDKFRTPEPADPWEGVYDATKHRSFCPVFCMVQQKIVGDEDCLYLSVHTPEMNKDAHKAVMVWIPGGNWNMGFGDDIFGPDFLIEQDVVIVTFNFRLGAIGYLNTGDEHAPGNAGMKDQVMALMWIKDNIHYFGGSPDRVTIFGHSSGGSSGQYHMFSPMSEGLFNSVISQSGSILNPWAIEYKPKEMAFKLGETLGIHTQDTGELVNKLAEFSARDIITATREIMNDINTINGHLDVFVPSVENDFGQDVFLTNDPWTLLKTGKIANVPIMGGVTIKDADFFAEMMLPNAEYINEHFEDFLPDDLNVTDPVQRKQLANFMKEFYLHGKDISKDTEKELSHMLADVYFTAGITFTLNFITQRNTAPVYQYIFEYENPFGIMKNIKTERGIAHGDELDYEFYSNMIKNLPNPGSPEEKMTRIITKLWTNFAKDGNPTSKLDEDITIEWEPKNKEVCKYILINQDLKMDRHLLGERIPFWTELYKNVFNA; encoded by the exons ATGTGGCTGATCAAGGTGGTGCTATTTACTTTAGTGGCGTTTGTCTGGGTTACTGCTGAGGAAGAGGTTCAAGTGGAAATTCCTCAGGGTCCATTGAAAGGTCTAAAATTGAATACAGCATGGCATAATATGCCGTATTATAGTTTCAAAGGAATACCTTATGCAAAGCCTAATGTTGGAGTCGACAAGTTTAgg ACGCCGGAGCCTGCTGATCCTTGGGAAGGTGTCTATGATGCTACCAAGCATCGTTCGTTCTGTCCAGTCTTTTGCATGGTGCAACAAAAGATTGTAGGTGACGAGGACTGTCTCTATCTTAGCGTCCATACTCCAGAAATGAACAAGGATGCTCATAAAGCTGTAATGGTATGGATTCCTGGTGGCAATTGGAACATGGGATTTGGAGACGATATTTTTGGACCAGATTTTCTCATTGAACAAGATGTCGTCATTGTTACTTTCAACTTCAGACTTGGTGCTAttg GTTACTTGAACACTGGTGATGAACATGCTCCTGGAAATGCTGGTATGAAGGATCAAGTAATGGCACTTATGTGGATTAAAGATAACATTCATTACTTTGGAGGATCTCCAGACAGAGTTACCATATTTGGTCACAGCTCAGGTGGTTCCTCTGGTCAATACCACATGTTTTCACCGATGTCAGAAG GATTGTTCAACAGCGTCATTTCACAAAGTGGATCGATACTAAATCCATGggcaatagaatataaacccAAAGAAATGGCTTTCAAATTGGGTGAGACACTTGGAATTCATACCCAGGATACTGGTGAATTGGTCAACAAACTCGCTGAATTTTCGGCAAGAGACATAATTACGGCGACCAGAGAGATAATGAacgatatt AATACGATAAATGGACATTTAGATGTTTTTGTGCCATCAGTTGAAAATGATTTTGGTCAGGATGTGTTCTTAACAAATGATCCCTGGACTCTACTGAAAACTGGCAAAATTGCTAATGTACCAATTATGGGAGGTGTTACAATAAAGGATGCTGATTTCTTTgcagaaa TGATGTTACCGAATGCTGAATATATCAACGAACATTTCGAAGATTTCCTACCTGATGATCTAAATGTAACCGACCCTGttcaaagaaaacaattagCTAACTTTATGAAGGAATTCTATCTTCATGGCAAAGATATATCCAAGGATACCGAAAAAGAATTATCGCAT ATGTTGGCCGATGTTTACTTTACCGCTGGAATTACATTcactttaaattttattactcaAAGAAACACAGCACCagtttatcaatatatattcgaatatgAAAATCCATTCGGtatcatgaaaaatataaaaactgaGAGGG GCATAGCTCATGGGGATGAATTAGATTACGAATTTTATTCGAACATGATCAAAAATTTACCTAATCCTGGCTCACCCGAGGAGAAAATGACACGGATTATCACTAAATTGTGGACCAACTTTGCGAAAGATGg aAATCCAACTTCTAAACTAGATGAGGACATTACCATCGAGTGGGAgccaaaaaataaagaagtatgtaaatatattcttatcaatCAAGATCTGAAGATGGACAGACATTTATTAGGAGAAAGAATACCATTCTGGacagaattatataaaaatgttttcaatgCATAA